A stretch of the Clostridium botulinum genome encodes the following:
- a CDS encoding YhgE/Pip domain-containing protein, with amino-acid sequence MKNAFKIYKRDINKVVTNWVALVIITGLMILPSLYAWFNIKSSWDPYSNTKGIAVAVVNKDNGANFKNIRVDAGRDIVKELESNDKIGWKFVDEKEARSGVDTGKYYASVVIPEDFSDKLLSIVRDKQVKPSLIYSVNEKINAIAPKITDKGVTTVQSEVAKTFIKTVNGKVLEIVNKLGIELDKSKPKLKELTNMILYVDDKIPEINAGIDQLQKGAITVDQFLGKVKKDIPLIQDTVVKAKGIASTGAVFLSKAKDGLQKTAPYIKEDLILAKDLSNAAEVLTREGANIVSQSATRARELFIKAREKYVNVEDNVNSVFDLLNYIDKDNSNRIINRIKGELISIKNKLNDKISTLNNVIAAIDRGEQPSIDLLNKLSDKASDVTPLLGNIVGRFDSEILPAINSIINDLTTVADNTVGILNNANASLPQLTGLLDKGEIGAEKASEIIKLLKEKLPPIEKSIHEVSGKLRKLDEDGQLNEIISLMKNDAVSESNFISNPIDIKENKIFPIPNYGSGMSPFFTTLSLWVGALLLVSLLSVHVEEMEGVKLNISDIYFGRYLTFMTIAICQALIVSLGDIFLLKTYVVNKVAFVLMSIFISIVFSIIIYSLVSIFGNVGKAFGVILLVLQISASGGTFPVQVTPPFFQRLNPLLPFTYAIGGMRETVGGILRSVLLKDIVILCVYLVIALLLSVQLKERLHNMNEKLVSKLKECGLVGH; translated from the coding sequence ATGAAGAATGCATTTAAGATTTATAAGAGAGATATAAACAAGGTAGTTACAAATTGGGTTGCTTTAGTGATAATAACAGGCCTTATGATTTTACCATCACTGTATGCTTGGTTCAATATCAAATCTTCATGGGATCCGTATTCTAATACTAAGGGTATAGCAGTGGCTGTAGTAAATAAGGACAACGGTGCGAACTTTAAAAATATTAGAGTAGATGCTGGAAGAGATATAGTAAAGGAACTTGAAAGCAATGATAAGATAGGATGGAAATTTGTTGACGAAAAAGAAGCAAGATCAGGTGTTGATACAGGTAAATACTATGCAAGTGTAGTTATACCAGAGGATTTTTCAGATAAGCTTTTATCTATAGTCAGAGATAAACAGGTAAAGCCTAGCCTAATTTATTCAGTAAATGAAAAGATTAATGCTATAGCACCTAAGATTACTGATAAAGGAGTAACCACTGTACAAAGTGAAGTAGCAAAAACTTTTATAAAAACAGTAAATGGTAAAGTTTTGGAAATTGTTAATAAGTTAGGTATAGAGCTTGACAAGAGCAAGCCTAAACTTAAAGAATTAACTAACATGATACTTTACGTAGATGATAAAATTCCTGAAATAAATGCAGGAATAGATCAATTACAAAAAGGAGCTATTACTGTAGATCAGTTTTTGGGAAAAGTAAAAAAAGATATTCCACTAATTCAAGATACTGTAGTTAAGGCAAAAGGTATTGCAAGCACAGGAGCAGTATTTTTATCTAAGGCTAAGGATGGATTACAAAAAACAGCTCCTTATATAAAGGAAGATTTGATACTTGCAAAAGACCTAAGTAATGCGGCAGAAGTTTTAACAAGAGAAGGAGCAAATATTGTATCACAAAGTGCAACTAGGGCTAGAGAATTATTTATTAAAGCTAGAGAAAAGTACGTAAATGTAGAAGACAATGTAAATAGCGTATTTGATTTATTAAACTATATAGATAAGGATAATAGCAATAGAATAATAAATAGAATTAAGGGAGAGCTTATTTCTATAAAGAATAAGTTAAATGATAAAATATCTACACTAAACAATGTAATAGCCGCTATAGATAGAGGAGAGCAACCATCTATAGATTTGTTAAATAAACTTAGTGATAAAGCTTCTGATGTTACACCACTTTTAGGCAATATTGTAGGAAGATTTGATTCTGAAATATTACCAGCTATAAATAGTATTATTAATGATTTGACGACTGTAGCAGATAATACTGTCGGAATATTAAATAATGCAAATGCAAGTTTACCTCAATTAACAGGCTTATTAGATAAAGGTGAAATTGGAGCAGAGAAGGCTAGTGAAATAATAAAATTACTTAAAGAAAAACTACCACCTATAGAAAAATCAATTCATGAAGTATCAGGTAAACTTAGAAAGCTTGATGAAGATGGGCAATTAAATGAAATAATATCATTAATGAAAAATGATGCAGTAAGTGAAAGTAATTTTATATCTAATCCTATAGATATAAAAGAAAATAAGATATTCCCAATCCCTAATTATGGTTCAGGCATGTCTCCATTTTTTACTACATTATCTTTATGGGTAGGAGCATTACTTTTAGTTTCGCTTCTTTCAGTTCATGTAGAAGAAATGGAAGGAGTAAAGCTAAATATATCAGATATATATTTTGGGCGATATCTAACTTTTATGACAATAGCAATATGCCAAGCACTAATTGTTAGCTTAGGAGATATATTCCTTTTGAAAACCTATGTTGTAAATAAAGTGGCATTTGTACTGATGTCGATATTTATAAGTATAGTATTTTCTATAATAATATACTCTCTAGTATCTATATTTGGAAATGTAGGAAAGGCCTTTGGTGTAATACTGCTAGTTCTTCAAATATCAGCATCAGGTGGTACATTCCCAGTGCAAGTAACACCACCATTTTTCCAAAGATTAAATCCTCTTTTACCTTTCACTTATGCTATTGGAGGAATGAGAGAAACAGTAGGAGGAATTTTAAGGAGTGTACTTCTAAAAGATATAGTTATTTTATGCGTATATCTTGTTATAGCATTGCTTTTAAGCGTTCAACTAAAAGAAAGATTGCATAACATGAATGAAAAATTAGTAAGTAAATTAAAAGAGTGTGGATTAGTAGGACATTAA
- a CDS encoding MATE family efflux transporter, whose translation MKNQLTEGKIFPVLIKLAIPIMGTSFVQMAYNMTDMIYIGRMGSSAVAAIGTAGFFTWFAMGLILISRTGAEIGVSQSIGKEDIRTAKKYAKNTIILNILLALIYGSFLIIFRRQLIGFFNLGNEQVINMAINYLVIIAIGINFYFINPVFTGIYNGSGDSKTPFRFNVVGLASNMILDPVLIFGIGPFPALGVRGAAIATVFSQIVVSVLFILSVRKSILIRGFSFKDFDFEYMKNIFKFGFPVAMQNALFCVFSMIIARIISVWGNVAIAVQKVGSQIESISWMTAGGFQTAISTFVGQNYGAKKWDRIIDGYKAAVIIVGTIGVFATCLLIFGAKPIFSFFIPEQSTIPYGVDYLRILGISQFFMCMEIATAGAFNGMGKTVPPAIVGIVFTGLRIPAALIVSKYLGLNGVWWCISISSIIKGIVLTSCFLIYLTIRKKKVKVNVI comes from the coding sequence ATGAAAAATCAATTAACTGAAGGAAAAATATTTCCTGTACTTATAAAGTTAGCTATTCCTATAATGGGTACGTCATTTGTGCAGATGGCGTATAATATGACGGATATGATTTATATAGGAAGAATGGGAAGTAGCGCTGTAGCGGCTATTGGAACTGCTGGATTTTTTACATGGTTTGCTATGGGATTAATTTTAATATCGAGAACAGGAGCTGAGATAGGGGTATCTCAGTCAATAGGAAAAGAAGATATAAGAACAGCTAAAAAGTATGCAAAAAATACTATAATTTTAAATATATTATTAGCATTAATATATGGTAGTTTTTTAATTATATTTAGAAGGCAACTTATAGGTTTTTTTAATTTAGGAAATGAACAAGTAATTAATATGGCTATTAATTACTTAGTTATAATAGCTATTGGAATAAATTTTTATTTTATAAATCCTGTATTTACAGGAATATATAATGGTTCAGGAGATAGTAAGACTCCATTTAGATTCAATGTAGTAGGACTTGCTAGTAATATGATTTTAGATCCAGTTCTTATATTTGGTATAGGTCCATTTCCAGCATTAGGGGTTAGAGGTGCAGCGATAGCTACAGTATTCTCACAAATTGTGGTATCGGTATTATTTATATTATCAGTAAGAAAATCTATACTAATTAGAGGATTTTCATTTAAAGATTTTGATTTTGAATATATGAAAAATATATTTAAGTTTGGTTTCCCAGTTGCTATGCAAAATGCTTTGTTTTGTGTTTTTTCTATGATAATTGCTAGAATAATTTCTGTATGGGGAAATGTTGCTATAGCTGTTCAAAAAGTAGGTTCACAGATTGAATCAATATCATGGATGACAGCAGGAGGATTTCAGACTGCTATAAGTACATTTGTTGGACAGAATTATGGAGCTAAAAAGTGGGATAGAATTATTGATGGATATAAAGCTGCTGTTATTATAGTTGGAACTATAGGAGTTTTTGCAACTTGTCTTTTAATTTTTGGAGCTAAACCTATATTTTCTTTTTTTATACCAGAGCAAAGCACCATACCTTATGGAGTAGATTATCTTAGAATACTTGGAATATCTCAATTTTTCATGTGTATGGAGATTGCCACAGCAGGAGCATTTAATGGTATGGGAAAAACAGTTCCACCTGCCATTGTAGGAATAGTATTTACAGGACTTAGAATACCTGCAGCCTTAATAGTATCAAAATATTTAGGACTTAATGGGGTTTGGTGGTGTATTAGTATTAGCAGTATAATAAAGGGAATAGTATTAACATCATGCTTCTTGATATATTTAACAATAAGAAAGAAAAAAGTAAAAGTTAATGTGATTTAA
- a CDS encoding pyridoxal phosphate-dependent aminotransferase: MFSKKVLNNLNNSSWIRLMFEEGAKLEKKYGKDKVYDYSLGNPYAEPPVEVLNSLKNHVSGNEQGLHRYMSNAGYPEVREKIAKKLQKDSNVKLSTEHIVMTVGAAGGLNVVLKSILNPEEEVLLFAPYFAEYNFYIDNHGGKSIIVPPDTSTFEPDLISLEKSITPKTKAIIINNPNNPTGVIYNKKTLENIQDIIFKKEKEFGITIFIISDQPYSEIIYDNTKLPNILSIFKNAIIVNSFSKSLGLAGERIGYIAVSSKIENVNTLINALSFCNRTLGFVNAPALFQKVIADSLDAKVDISAYEKRRNFLYAHLTNLGFQCVKPQGAFYLFPKALIDDDVKFIKEAMKYNLLLVPGSGFGCPGYFRISYCVEFNMIKNSITAFEKLAKEFIK, encoded by the coding sequence ATGTTTTCAAAAAAAGTATTAAACAATTTAAATAACTCTTCTTGGATAAGGCTTATGTTTGAAGAAGGAGCAAAACTTGAAAAAAAATATGGTAAAGATAAAGTATATGATTATAGCCTAGGAAATCCTTATGCAGAACCTCCAGTTGAAGTTTTAAATTCACTAAAAAATCATGTATCTGGTAATGAACAAGGATTACATAGATACATGAGTAACGCAGGTTATCCTGAAGTTAGAGAAAAAATAGCGAAAAAATTACAAAAAGATAGTAACGTTAAATTATCTACAGAACATATTGTTATGACAGTAGGTGCTGCTGGTGGACTTAATGTAGTTTTAAAATCAATATTAAATCCTGAAGAAGAAGTACTTTTATTCGCACCATATTTTGCAGAATATAACTTTTATATTGACAATCATGGTGGCAAATCTATTATCGTACCTCCTGACACCTCTACTTTTGAACCAGATTTAATATCCTTGGAAAAAAGTATTACACCTAAAACTAAAGCTATAATAATTAACAATCCTAATAATCCAACAGGTGTCATATATAACAAAAAAACTTTAGAAAATATTCAAGACATAATTTTTAAAAAAGAAAAAGAATTCGGAATAACTATATTTATTATATCTGATCAGCCTTATAGTGAAATAATTTATGATAATACAAAACTTCCAAATATACTTTCAATATTTAAAAATGCTATTATAGTTAATTCTTTTAGTAAATCTCTAGGTCTAGCAGGCGAAAGAATTGGTTACATTGCAGTAAGTAGCAAAATAGAAAATGTAAATACTCTTATAAATGCATTAAGTTTTTGTAATCGTACATTAGGGTTTGTTAATGCTCCAGCATTATTTCAAAAAGTTATAGCTGATTCGTTAGATGCTAAGGTAGATATTTCTGCATATGAAAAAAGAAGAAATTTTTTATATGCACATCTTACAAATCTTGGTTTTCAATGTGTAAAACCTCAAGGAGCATTTTATTTATTTCCTAAAGCTTTGATTGATGATGATGTTAAATTTATAAAAGAAGCTATGAAGTATAACTTGTTATTAGTTCCTGGAAGTGGTTTTGGTTGTCCTGGATATTTTAGAATTTCATATTGCGTTGAATTTAATATGATCAAAAATTCTATTACAGCATTTGAAAAATTAGCAAAAGAATTCATTAAATAG